In a genomic window of Methylomagnum ishizawai:
- a CDS encoding sulfate adenylyltransferase subunit 1: MNVIPIARAQAQPTPAAEEPTHTGLLRFITAGNVDDGKSTLIGRLLYDSKSILADQLSAIERTSHKRGLAEIDWSLLTDGLQAEREQGITIDVAYRYFATARRKFIIGDAPGHEQYTRNMVTAASTADVAVILVDARKGVATQTRRHSYLARLVGIPRIVLAVNKMDCVDYDPAVFGRIAADYRALAGELGFAEVRAIPLSALKGDNVVERGAAMPWYDGPTLLEYLDGVPALHDGSERPLRFPVQRVARVMLGNRAIGLDAAFPAEFRGYQGTVAAGVLRVGDPVRVLPLARTTRVKSLMLAGQPLRETAADSAVVVELEDEVDISRGDMLAAVDAPPRIASEIEADLCWLAEEPWMPSRRYSLKHTTRTVRAVVRELVYAVDVNTLARIPQPAAMAMNDIVRAKLKLQQPILADTYAENRVTGSFILIDDATHDTVAAGVLV; encoded by the coding sequence ATGAACGTGATTCCCATCGCCCGCGCCCAGGCCCAACCGACCCCGGCAGCCGAGGAGCCCACCCATACCGGATTGCTGCGCTTCATCACGGCGGGCAACGTGGACGACGGCAAAAGCACCCTGATCGGTCGCTTGCTGTACGACTCCAAAAGCATCCTGGCCGACCAGCTTTCCGCCATCGAACGGACTTCGCACAAACGCGGCTTGGCGGAAATCGATTGGTCGCTGCTGACCGATGGGCTACAGGCCGAGCGCGAGCAAGGCATCACCATCGACGTGGCCTACCGTTATTTCGCCACGGCCCGGCGCAAGTTCATCATCGGCGACGCGCCGGGACACGAGCAGTACACCCGCAACATGGTCACCGCCGCCTCGACAGCGGATGTGGCGGTGATCCTGGTCGATGCCCGCAAAGGCGTGGCCACCCAGACCCGGCGGCATTCCTATCTGGCCCGGCTGGTCGGCATCCCCCGCATCGTGCTGGCGGTCAACAAGATGGATTGCGTGGATTACGACCCGGCGGTGTTCGGGCGCATCGCCGCCGATTACCGGGCCTTGGCCGGGGAACTGGGCTTCGCCGAGGTCCGCGCCATCCCGCTGTCGGCGCTCAAGGGTGATAACGTGGTCGAGCGCGGCGCGGCCATGCCCTGGTACGACGGACCCACCTTGCTCGAATACTTGGACGGCGTGCCCGCCTTGCATGATGGTTCGGAACGGCCCTTGCGCTTCCCGGTGCAACGGGTGGCGCGGGTGATGCTCGGCAACCGCGCCATCGGCCTGGACGCCGCGTTTCCAGCCGAATTCCGCGGCTATCAGGGCACGGTGGCGGCCGGGGTGTTGCGGGTGGGCGATCCGGTGCGGGTCTTGCCCCTGGCCCGCACCACGCGGGTGAAAAGCCTGATGCTGGCGGGCCAGCCGCTGCGGGAGACAGCGGCGGATAGCGCGGTGGTGGTGGAATTGGAGGACGAGGTCGATATTTCGCGCGGCGACATGCTGGCGGCGGTGGACGCGCCGCCCCGCATCGCCAGCGAGATCGAGGCGGACCTGTGCTGGCTGGCGGAAGAACCCTGGATGCCCTCGCGCCGTTATTCGCTCAAGCACACCACCCGCACGGTGCGGGCGGTGGTGCGCGAGCTGGTCTATGCCGTCGATGTGAACACCCTGGCGCGGATACCCCAACCCGCCGCCATGGCGATGAACGATATCGTTCGCGCCAAACTCAAGCTGCAACAGCCCATCCTGGCCGATACTTACGCCGAGAACCGCGTCACCGGCAGTTTCATCCTCATCGACGACGCCACCCACGACACGGTGGCGGCGGGGGTGTTGGTCTAG
- a CDS encoding HlyD family secretion protein yields the protein MNAPHSNPGPALPALALTETAPGVQTLARSLVGLFCLLLVFLGFTPWQQNVGGLGRVVAYAPLERQQTVQAPVEGRVSQWWVREGTKVKAGDRLAEISDNDPELPRRLEAEYQTLLGRIATIEGRIGAVENQVRMAGQSRDMAVGAAEARVRMAEERLRAARQAVDAAQAGLATSQLNLDRQQALLAKGLTATRTYELARLEQTQRRTELERAKAALKAADSEVEAIRADRRKTGADTESGVEKARADLNKSREELAYAQAEKLKLETRLNRQRTQVVTAPRDGTVLRLAVSSHSELVKPGDPLAVLVPDTQERAVELWVDGNDAPLITPGRKVRLQFEGYPAVQFSGWPEVAVGTFGGVVGLIDATDNGQGQFRLLVVPDPADTPWPGERFLRQGVRANGWVLLNQVCLGYEFWRIFNGFPPTYLPSHPPWEQKAAKTEKSGDYGKEEK from the coding sequence ATGAACGCCCCCCATTCAAACCCCGGCCCGGCCCTCCCGGCCCTGGCCCTGACCGAAACCGCCCCAGGGGTGCAAACCCTGGCCCGCTCCCTGGTCGGCCTGTTCTGCCTGCTGTTGGTGTTCCTGGGCTTCACGCCCTGGCAGCAGAACGTCGGCGGCCTGGGTCGGGTGGTGGCTTATGCGCCCCTGGAACGCCAGCAGACGGTGCAAGCCCCGGTCGAAGGCCGGGTTTCCCAATGGTGGGTGCGGGAAGGCACCAAGGTGAAGGCGGGCGACCGCCTCGCCGAAATCAGCGACAACGACCCCGAATTGCCGCGCCGCCTGGAAGCCGAATACCAAACCCTGTTGGGCCGCATCGCCACCATCGAAGGCCGGATCGGCGCGGTGGAAAACCAAGTCCGCATGGCCGGGCAATCCCGCGACATGGCGGTGGGCGCGGCGGAAGCGCGGGTCCGCATGGCCGAGGAACGCCTACGCGCCGCCCGCCAGGCGGTAGACGCCGCCCAGGCCGGACTCGCCACCAGCCAGCTCAACCTCGACCGCCAGCAAGCCCTGCTCGCCAAGGGCCTGACTGCGACCCGCACCTACGAACTGGCCCGGCTGGAACAAACCCAGCGCCGCACCGAACTCGAACGGGCCAAGGCCGCGCTCAAGGCCGCCGACAGCGAGGTCGAGGCCATCCGCGCCGACCGCCGCAAGACCGGGGCCGACACCGAATCCGGCGTGGAGAAAGCCAGGGCCGACCTCAACAAAAGCCGCGAGGAACTGGCCTATGCCCAGGCCGAGAAACTCAAACTGGAAACCCGGCTCAACCGCCAGCGCACCCAGGTTGTCACCGCCCCGCGCGATGGCACGGTGCTACGGTTGGCGGTCAGCTCCCATTCCGAATTGGTGAAGCCGGGCGACCCGCTGGCCGTGCTGGTTCCCGACACCCAGGAACGGGCGGTGGAACTGTGGGTGGATGGCAACGACGCCCCCTTGATCACGCCGGGGCGCAAGGTACGGCTGCAATTCGAGGGCTATCCGGCGGTGCAGTTCTCAGGCTGGCCGGAAGTGGCGGTGGGCACTTTCGGCGGGGTAGTGGGCCTGATCGACGCCACCGACAACGGCCAGGGCCAATTCCGCCTCCTGGTCGTGCCCGACCCCGCCGACACGCCCTGGCCGGGCGAGCGTTTCCTGCGCCAAGGCGTCCGCGCCAATGGCTGGGTCTTGCTGAACCAAGTCTGCCTGGGCTATGAATTCTGGCGTATCTTCAACGGCTTCCCGCCGACCTATCTGCCCAGCCATCCGCCCTGGGAGCAGAAAGCGGCCAAAACGGAAAAATCCGGCGACTACGGCAAGGAGGAAAAATGA
- a CDS encoding peptidase domain-containing ABC transporter, whose protein sequence is MDTPHAHPSPQARLRHLIWLERRDLWTVVAFAMGAGLMALATPIAVQSLVNTIAFGALLQPLVVLVVILFASLAFNNLLIAFQFYVVEMMQRRIFIRLMGDIADRLQKVAREAFDGRNAPELVNRFFDVLTVQKSAAVLLLDGLAYGLQAVIGMLLLAFYHPILLAFDLLLIAAVAFVFFVLGRHGVATSIEESKAKYAVAAWLEEIARNPMLFKWAGSPGFVARRSDALARDYLAAREAHFGVVLRQHLGVLFLHTLANTALLGLGGWMVIERQLTLGQLIAAELVVNAMLGGLSRLGKSLESYYDLAAAMDKLGHLLDLPQERDGGATLEPAGGPAAVRLHQLGFRYGDGREVFRAIEAEARPGERIALVGASGSGRGTLLELLFGLRTPTQGAVLVDDCDIRDASLDSLRRETALVQGMEILEGSVLDNLRMGRPEPGLAAIRDTLAALCLADDILALPEGLNTRLNHLGAPLSPEKTRRLLLARAVVGQPRLLLIHELLDGIDASIRGEVIAWILRPDAPWTAIVATQSAEVMACCDRVWHLEAGRLQETRMPVPQPPEPAPIP, encoded by the coding sequence ATGGACACCCCACACGCCCATCCCAGCCCGCAAGCGCGGCTCCGCCACCTGATCTGGCTGGAGCGGCGCGACCTCTGGACCGTGGTCGCCTTCGCCATGGGCGCGGGGCTGATGGCCCTGGCGACACCCATCGCCGTGCAATCCCTGGTCAACACCATCGCCTTCGGGGCGTTGCTGCAACCCCTGGTGGTGTTGGTGGTGATCCTGTTCGCCAGCCTCGCCTTCAACAACCTATTGATCGCCTTCCAGTTCTATGTGGTGGAGATGATGCAGCGGCGCATCTTCATCCGGCTGATGGGCGACATCGCCGACCGTTTGCAGAAGGTGGCGCGGGAAGCCTTCGATGGCCGCAACGCCCCAGAGTTGGTGAACCGCTTCTTCGATGTGCTGACGGTGCAGAAAAGCGCCGCCGTGTTGCTGCTGGACGGCCTCGCCTATGGGCTGCAAGCGGTGATCGGGATGTTGCTGCTGGCCTTCTACCATCCCATCCTGCTGGCCTTCGACCTGTTATTGATCGCGGCGGTGGCGTTCGTGTTCTTCGTGCTGGGACGGCACGGGGTGGCGACCTCCATCGAGGAATCCAAGGCCAAGTACGCGGTCGCGGCCTGGCTGGAGGAAATCGCCCGCAACCCCATGTTATTCAAATGGGCCGGCAGCCCCGGTTTCGTGGCGCGGCGCTCCGACGCCCTGGCCCGCGATTATCTGGCGGCGCGGGAAGCGCATTTCGGCGTGGTGTTGCGCCAACATCTGGGGGTGTTGTTCCTGCACACCCTGGCCAACACCGCGCTGCTGGGCCTCGGGGGCTGGATGGTGATCGAACGGCAATTGACCCTGGGCCAGCTCATCGCCGCCGAACTGGTGGTGAACGCCATGCTCGGGGGCTTGAGCCGTCTGGGGAAATCCCTGGAAAGCTATTACGACCTCGCCGCCGCCATGGACAAGCTCGGCCATCTGCTCGACCTGCCGCAGGAACGCGACGGCGGCGCGACCCTCGAACCCGCAGGCGGACCCGCCGCCGTGCGGCTCCACCAACTGGGATTCCGCTACGGCGATGGCCGCGAGGTGTTCCGCGCCATCGAGGCCGAGGCCCGGCCCGGCGAACGCATCGCCCTGGTGGGGGCCAGCGGTTCGGGACGGGGCACCTTGCTGGAACTGTTGTTCGGCCTGCGCACACCGACCCAAGGCGCGGTCTTGGTCGATGACTGCGATATCCGCGATGCGAGCCTGGACAGCCTGCGCCGGGAAACCGCCCTGGTCCAAGGCATGGAAATCCTCGAAGGCAGCGTATTGGACAACCTACGCATGGGCCGCCCCGAACCCGGCCTCGCCGCGATCCGCGACACCCTCGCCGCCCTGTGCCTGGCCGACGATATCCTGGCCCTGCCCGAAGGCTTGAACACGCGGCTGAACCACCTGGGCGCACCGCTATCCCCGGAGAAGACCCGGCGCTTGCTGCTGGCCCGCGCCGTGGTCGGCCAGCCGCGTTTGCTGTTGATCCACGAACTGCTGGACGGCATCGACGCCTCCATCCGCGGCGAAGTCATCGCCTGGATCCTCAGGCCCGACGCGCCCTGGACCGCCATCGTCGCCACCCAGAGCGCCGAGGTGATGGCCTGTTGCGACCGGGTCTGGCACCTGGAGGCGGGCCGCTTACAAGAAACCCGGATGCCGGTCCCGCAACCACCCGAGCCTGCCCCAATCCCATGA
- the cysD gene encoding sulfate adenylyltransferase subunit CysD, whose translation MNSQTQRIAATDGIHGARREAVYFSHLDALEAEAIFILREVAAECRNPALLYSGGKDSAVVLHLAYKAFHPERIGFTLLHVDTGHNYPEVLAYRDRMSGRYGCTLKVAEVEDSIRRGSVRLCHDLEPRNPHQSVTLLEAIADLEFDACIGGARRDEEKARAKERIFSFRDEFGQWNPKRQRPELWELYNAHVRPGENIRVFPISNWTELDVWQYIEQEGIELPSIYFAHERDVVRRGDLLVPVTPLTPPRPGATVERVRCRFRTVGDITCTAPVESAAATVAEIIRETIETRVTERGATRLDDQVSEAAMEQRKKEGYF comes from the coding sequence ATGAACAGCCAAACCCAGCGGATCGCGGCCACGGACGGCATCCACGGAGCGCGGCGGGAAGCCGTCTATTTCAGCCATCTCGACGCCTTGGAAGCCGAGGCAATCTTCATCCTGCGCGAGGTCGCGGCGGAATGCCGCAATCCGGCCCTGTTGTACTCGGGCGGCAAGGATTCGGCGGTGGTGCTGCACCTGGCCTACAAAGCCTTCCACCCCGAGCGCATCGGTTTCACCCTGCTGCATGTCGATACCGGCCACAACTATCCCGAAGTCCTCGCCTACCGCGACCGCATGTCGGGGCGCTATGGCTGCACGCTGAAGGTGGCCGAGGTCGAGGATTCGATCCGGCGCGGCAGCGTGCGCCTATGCCACGACCTGGAACCGCGCAATCCCCATCAATCGGTCACCTTGCTGGAAGCCATCGCCGACCTGGAATTCGATGCCTGCATCGGCGGCGCCCGCCGCGACGAGGAAAAAGCCCGCGCCAAGGAACGCATCTTCAGCTTCCGCGACGAGTTCGGCCAATGGAACCCGAAACGCCAGCGCCCGGAACTGTGGGAGCTATACAACGCCCACGTCCGCCCCGGCGAAAACATCCGCGTCTTCCCGATTTCCAACTGGACCGAATTGGATGTCTGGCAGTACATCGAGCAGGAAGGGATCGAACTGCCCTCGATCTATTTCGCCCACGAGCGGGATGTGGTGCGGCGCGGCGACTTGCTGGTCCCGGTCACGCCGCTGACCCCGCCACGCCCCGGCGCAACCGTGGAGCGGGTCCGCTGCCGCTTCCGCACCGTGGGCGATATCACCTGCACCGCCCCGGTGGAATCGGCGGCGGCGACGGTGGCCGAGATCATCCGCGAAACCATCGAGACCCGCGTCACCGAACGCGGCGCGACCCGGCTCGACGACCAAGTATCGGAAGCCGCCATGGAACAACGCAAGAAAGAGGGGTATTTCTGA